A genomic window from Microbacterium sp. ET2 includes:
- a CDS encoding sensor histidine kinase: protein MVRIPRPLSARTRILAAVLAVACVGLTLVGSVTFLVQRDMVLSEIDDRLEGQAQSLLSVAESEDDVAEIDDFDTVEEFLRAAMDRTVPSRNEAALAILDGTTLIGPGVASGIDISEDDALIERILAGVERGVTVTPRTAVTPEGTLRYIAVPVSLPADPSRGVVVRSVELGAALRPVASALVTYGITAVAVLAAIGVVGWFVTGRLLSPIRRLRETADAITLTDLSPRLPAEGTDDISDLNRTVNSMLDRLEGSVDVQRQLLDDVRHELKTPITIVRGHLEMMNPRDVADVTSTREISIAELDRMTRLVEDIDLLAAVEGDSFAMGEVDLALLTARIGELVAVIPGHRWRIDDIADGAIPGDADRLLQAWLQLADNAAKYTPAGSPIELGSTWDAAGARLYVRDHGGGIPPAFRHRIFRRFDRADGARLAGGSGLGLAIVDAISKAHDGYCAVTDTPGGGATFTIHVPPATAELPAPVRAGDVLQRESST from the coding sequence GTGGTCCGTATCCCGCGTCCGCTGTCGGCCAGAACGCGCATCCTTGCCGCGGTGCTCGCCGTCGCGTGCGTCGGGTTGACCCTGGTGGGAAGCGTGACGTTCCTCGTTCAGCGGGACATGGTGCTGAGCGAGATCGACGACCGCTTGGAGGGGCAGGCCCAGAGTCTGCTCTCCGTCGCGGAGTCCGAAGACGACGTCGCCGAGATCGACGACTTCGACACGGTCGAGGAGTTCCTCCGCGCGGCGATGGACCGCACGGTGCCCTCTCGCAACGAAGCCGCTCTCGCGATCCTCGACGGCACGACGCTCATCGGTCCGGGCGTCGCCTCGGGTATCGACATCTCCGAAGACGACGCCCTCATCGAGCGCATCCTCGCAGGGGTGGAGCGCGGCGTGACGGTCACCCCGAGGACGGCGGTCACGCCCGAGGGGACCCTCCGCTACATCGCCGTTCCAGTGTCGCTTCCGGCCGATCCGTCGCGGGGGGTCGTGGTGCGGTCGGTGGAGCTCGGAGCCGCGCTTCGTCCGGTGGCGTCGGCGCTCGTCACCTACGGCATCACGGCAGTCGCCGTGCTCGCAGCGATCGGCGTGGTCGGGTGGTTCGTCACCGGCCGGCTGCTCTCGCCCATCCGCCGGCTCCGCGAGACCGCGGACGCCATCACCCTCACCGACCTCTCCCCCCGCCTGCCGGCCGAGGGCACCGACGACATCTCCGACCTCAACCGCACCGTCAATTCCATGCTCGACCGCCTCGAGGGGTCGGTCGACGTCCAGCGCCAGCTGCTGGACGACGTGCGCCACGAGCTGAAGACGCCCATCACGATCGTCCGCGGGCATCTGGAGATGATGAACCCGAGGGATGTCGCCGACGTCACCTCGACGCGGGAGATCAGCATCGCCGAGCTCGACCGGATGACCCGGCTGGTCGAGGACATCGATCTCCTGGCGGCGGTCGAGGGCGACTCCTTCGCGATGGGCGAGGTCGACCTCGCCCTCCTCACCGCCCGGATCGGCGAGCTCGTGGCGGTGATCCCCGGGCACCGGTGGCGGATCGATGACATCGCCGACGGCGCGATCCCGGGCGACGCCGACCGGCTGCTCCAGGCGTGGCTCCAACTCGCCGACAACGCCGCGAAGTACACCCCCGCCGGTTCGCCGATCGAGCTGGGCAGCACCTGGGATGCCGCGGGCGCGCGGCTGTACGTGCGAGACCACGGCGGCGGCATCCCGCCCGCATTCCGGCACCGGATCTTCCGCCGCTTCGACCGCGCCGACGGTGCCAGACTGGCCGGGGGGTCGGGTCTGGGTCTTGCCATCGTCGATGCGATCTCGAAGGCACACGACGGCTACTGCGCGGTCACCGATACCCCCGGTGGCGGCGCCACCTTCACCATTCACGTCCCCCCGGCGACGGCGGAGCTTCCGGCTCCGGTGCGCGCGGGCGACGTGCTGCAGCGGGAGTCCAGCACATGA
- a CDS encoding response regulator transcription factor: MTTILIAEDEPRIAAFVSRGLENAGFTTLLVADGAEALTAALRDGVDLVLLDVGLPTMDGFEVLRELRARGSAVPVIMLTARTSTRDTVEGLDAGANDYVRKPFTFEELLARVRSRLRESPVPAGMTLRHGDVMLDLLGRRATVGGDEVELSAREFALAEQFLRSPGRVLSREQLLSRVWSLDFDPGSNVVDVYVRYLRAKLGAHHIVTVRGAGYRWE; this comes from the coding sequence ATGACGACGATCCTCATCGCCGAAGACGAGCCACGCATCGCCGCATTCGTCAGCCGGGGCCTGGAGAATGCCGGGTTCACCACGCTCCTCGTCGCCGATGGCGCCGAGGCGCTCACTGCGGCACTCCGCGACGGGGTGGATCTCGTTCTGCTGGATGTCGGCCTGCCGACGATGGACGGCTTCGAGGTGCTCCGCGAGCTGCGCGCGCGCGGATCGGCCGTCCCTGTCATCATGCTCACGGCCCGCACGAGCACCCGCGACACCGTCGAGGGACTCGACGCCGGAGCGAACGACTACGTCCGAAAGCCCTTCACGTTCGAGGAGCTTCTGGCGAGGGTGCGCTCGCGCCTGCGCGAGAGCCCCGTACCGGCGGGGATGACGCTGCGTCACGGTGACGTGATGCTCGATCTGCTCGGCCGTCGTGCCACGGTGGGCGGCGACGAGGTCGAGCTCTCGGCGCGCGAGTTCGCGCTGGCCGAGCAGTTCCTGCGCAGTCCCGGTCGGGTCCTCAGTCGCGAGCAGCTGCTCAGTCGCGTCTGGTCGCTGGATTTCGACCCGGGATCGAACGTCGTCGACGTCTACGTCCGATACCTGCGCGCCAAGCTCGGCGCTCATCACATCGTGACGGTGCGCGGCGCGGGCTACCGCTGGGAGTGA
- a CDS encoding PhoH family protein: protein MTTRAPHDQRREQYIDEDALSQDLRTYVLDTSVLLSDPRAFFRFAEHSIVIPVVVITELEKKRHDPEIGYFARQALRHLDELRIEHGRLDFPVPVGAGGTLRVELNNTDPTVLPSGMRLGDNDTRILAVAMHLAQDGQDVTVVSKDLPMRVKAASLGIIAEEYLAEQAVDSGWTGIADIDLSGDEVSDLYESEVATADAVHGLPVNTGLIIHSERGSALGRVTGDGAFRLVRGDRDAFGLHGRSAEQRIAIDLLLDPEVGIVSLGGRAGTGKSALALCAGLEAVLERQQQKRIIVFRPLFAVGGQELGYLPGDQAEKMNPWGQAVFDTLGSVVSSNVIEEVIERGILEVLPLTHIRGRSLHDAFVIVDEAQSLERNVLLTVLSRIGQHSRVVLTHDVGQRDNLRVGRHDGIASVIETLKGHDLFGHVTLTRSERSAIAALVTDLLEVGELA, encoded by the coding sequence GTGACCACACGAGCACCGCACGACCAGCGCCGCGAGCAGTACATCGACGAGGACGCGCTGTCGCAGGATCTGCGCACGTACGTCCTGGACACGTCGGTTCTGCTGAGTGATCCGCGCGCGTTCTTCCGGTTCGCCGAGCACAGCATCGTCATCCCGGTGGTGGTGATCACGGAGCTGGAGAAGAAGCGCCACGATCCCGAGATCGGCTACTTCGCCCGGCAGGCGCTGCGTCACCTCGACGAGCTGCGCATCGAGCACGGGCGCCTCGACTTCCCCGTTCCGGTGGGAGCGGGCGGTACACTGCGGGTGGAGTTGAACAACACCGATCCGACCGTTCTGCCCTCCGGTATGCGCCTGGGCGACAACGACACCCGGATTCTCGCCGTCGCGATGCATCTGGCGCAGGACGGCCAGGATGTCACCGTCGTCTCCAAGGACCTCCCGATGCGCGTGAAGGCTGCTTCCCTCGGGATCATTGCCGAGGAGTACCTCGCCGAGCAGGCCGTGGATTCCGGCTGGACCGGCATCGCCGACATCGACCTGTCCGGCGACGAAGTGAGCGACCTGTACGAGAGCGAGGTCGCCACCGCCGACGCCGTCCACGGGCTGCCGGTCAACACCGGGCTCATCATCCACTCCGAGCGCGGCTCCGCACTGGGTCGTGTCACCGGCGACGGAGCCTTCCGGCTCGTGCGCGGCGACCGCGACGCCTTCGGCCTGCACGGGCGATCGGCCGAGCAGCGGATCGCGATCGACCTGCTGCTGGATCCCGAGGTGGGCATCGTGTCGCTGGGAGGGCGAGCGGGAACGGGGAAGTCCGCGCTCGCGCTCTGTGCGGGACTCGAGGCGGTTCTGGAGCGTCAGCAGCAGAAGCGGATCATCGTCTTCCGCCCGCTGTTCGCCGTCGGCGGCCAGGAGCTGGGGTACCTCCCCGGCGACCAGGCGGAGAAGATGAACCCCTGGGGTCAGGCGGTGTTCGACACGCTCGGCTCGGTGGTGTCGTCGAATGTCATCGAGGAGGTGATCGAGCGCGGCATCCTGGAGGTGCTCCCGCTCACCCACATCCGCGGTCGTTCCCTTCACGACGCCTTCGTGATCGTCGACGAGGCGCAATCCCTCGAGCGGAACGTACTGCTGACGGTGCTCAGTCGGATCGGCCAGCACTCGCGCGTGGTCCTCACCCACGATGTCGGGCAACGCGACAATCTCCGCGTCGGACGCCACGACGGGATCGCCTCGGTGATCGAGACGCTGAAGGGTCACGACCTCTTCGGGCACGTCACGCTCACCCGTTCCGAGCGCTCTGCCATCGCCGCGCTGGTGACGGATCTCCTGGAGGTAGGCGAACTGGCGTGA
- a CDS encoding isoprenyl transferase — translation MSATDEGRGPLYRLYISRLRRSLTSDVVPHHIAMMIDGNRRWARQLGYDSAAHGHRAGAAKMREFLRWCDDIGVKVVSLYLLSTDNLRRRDSRELTDLLEIIAELAHELSHERDWRVQHVGRADLLPSELADVLGLAEERTRGHSGLHVNLAVGYGGRSEIVDAVRSIIATHDREGGSLEELAASLTPEQIGEHLYTGGQPDPDLVIRTSGEQRLSDFLLWQSAHSEFYFVEALGPDLREVDFLRAVRDYARRDRRFGR, via the coding sequence GTGAGTGCGACGGACGAGGGGCGGGGTCCGCTCTACCGGCTGTACATCTCCCGGCTGCGTCGGAGCCTCACGTCCGATGTCGTGCCTCATCACATCGCGATGATGATCGACGGCAACCGCCGGTGGGCGAGGCAGCTCGGCTACGACTCCGCAGCGCACGGCCACCGCGCCGGAGCCGCGAAGATGCGGGAGTTCCTGCGCTGGTGCGACGACATCGGTGTCAAGGTCGTGTCGCTCTACCTCCTCTCCACCGACAATCTCCGCCGGCGCGATTCGCGCGAGCTCACAGATCTCCTGGAGATCATCGCCGAGCTCGCCCATGAGCTCTCCCACGAGCGCGACTGGCGGGTGCAGCACGTGGGGCGCGCCGATCTGCTCCCGTCCGAGCTCGCCGATGTCCTGGGCCTGGCCGAGGAGCGCACGCGCGGCCACAGCGGGCTGCATGTGAACCTGGCGGTCGGCTACGGCGGGCGCAGCGAGATCGTCGACGCCGTGCGCTCCATCATCGCCACACACGATCGCGAGGGCGGGTCGCTGGAAGAGCTGGCGGCGAGCCTCACCCCCGAGCAGATCGGCGAACACCTCTACACCGGCGGCCAACCCGATCCCGACCTGGTGATCCGCACCTCGGGCGAGCAGCGACTGAGCGACTTCCTGCTGTGGCAGAGCGCGCACAGTGAGTTCTACTTCGTCGAGGCCCTGGGGCCCGACCTCCGCGAAGTCGACTTCCTGCGCGCCGTGCGCGACTACGCCCGCCGAGACCGTCGCTTCGGGCGCTGA
- the trhA gene encoding PAQR family membrane homeostasis protein TrhA, whose amino-acid sequence MTPSPDTDLSPDGPDMPQLPLLDAAAVDANTEVKPTWRGWIHAGTFPVAIAAGILLIVLADGAAAKWSSAVFTATSLLLFGNSALYHRFDWSPRTKVVLKRIDHANILLLIAGTYTPIAVLALPTDKAVLLLSLVWGGAILGILFRVFWIHAPRWLYVALYLVLGWAAVMYFFDLFAANAAMMILVAVGGLLYTAGAVVYALKRPNPWPGHFGFHEIFHVCTVLAFLCHWTACLLIALAPAYHA is encoded by the coding sequence ATGACCCCCAGCCCGGACACCGACCTCTCCCCCGACGGACCGGACATGCCGCAGCTGCCACTGCTGGACGCCGCCGCGGTCGACGCCAACACCGAGGTCAAGCCGACCTGGCGCGGCTGGATCCACGCCGGAACCTTCCCGGTGGCGATCGCCGCCGGCATCCTCCTCATCGTCCTCGCCGACGGCGCGGCGGCCAAGTGGTCCTCGGCCGTCTTCACGGCCACCTCGCTGCTGCTGTTCGGCAACTCCGCGCTCTACCACCGCTTCGATTGGTCACCGCGCACGAAGGTGGTCCTCAAGCGCATCGATCACGCCAACATCCTCCTGCTCATCGCCGGCACCTACACCCCCATCGCGGTCCTCGCCCTGCCGACGGACAAGGCGGTCCTGCTGCTTTCCCTCGTGTGGGGCGGGGCGATCCTCGGCATCCTGTTCCGCGTGTTCTGGATCCACGCTCCGCGGTGGCTGTACGTCGCCCTCTACCTGGTGCTCGGGTGGGCTGCGGTGATGTACTTCTTCGATCTGTTCGCCGCCAACGCGGCGATGATGATCCTCGTGGCGGTGGGCGGTCTGCTGTACACCGCGGGAGCGGTCGTCTACGCGCTCAAGCGTCCCAATCCGTGGCCAGGACACTTCGGGTTCCACGAGATCTTCCACGTCTGCACGGTGCTGGCGTTCCTCTGCCACTGGACCGCCTGCCTGCTCATCGCGTTGGCGCCGGCCTACCACGCCTGA
- a CDS encoding DUF4307 domain-containing protein, translating into MTTHQILDERYGRTRSRAPRWLIAAGVAVAGAVVIGAGWMTVAGALDDVDVRTTGFQLVDDASVRIDFQVTAPGGRAVACALEAQDADHGVVGWKVITLSETDGTPRAFQETIPTVAEATTGLVNSCWVT; encoded by the coding sequence ATGACGACTCACCAGATCCTCGACGAACGCTACGGCCGCACCCGTTCCCGCGCGCCGCGCTGGCTGATCGCCGCGGGCGTCGCCGTCGCTGGTGCGGTGGTCATCGGAGCCGGCTGGATGACCGTGGCCGGCGCTCTGGACGACGTCGACGTCCGCACCACCGGATTCCAGCTCGTGGACGACGCCTCGGTCCGCATCGACTTCCAGGTCACGGCGCCCGGGGGCCGGGCCGTCGCGTGCGCCTTGGAGGCGCAGGATGCCGACCACGGTGTGGTCGGCTGGAAGGTGATCACGCTGAGCGAGACCGACGGAACGCCGCGCGCGTTCCAGGAGACCATTCCCACGGTGGCCGAGGCGACGACCGGTTTGGTCAACTCCTGCTGGGTGACGTAA
- the greA gene encoding transcription elongation factor GreA — MTGEAPVTFLTQDAYDRLAAELEHLSTTGREEIAKRIEAAREEGDLKENGGYHAAKDEQGKQEARIRTLQQLLKDAKVGDAPQSTGVVESGTVVTAVIAGGEEVFLLGNREIAAGSELDVYSEASPLGAAILGLKEGEKTTYTAPNGREIAVEIVKVETYSGQ; from the coding sequence GTGACTGGCGAAGCCCCGGTGACCTTCCTGACCCAGGACGCCTACGACCGTCTCGCCGCCGAGCTCGAGCACCTCTCGACCACCGGCCGCGAAGAGATCGCCAAGCGCATCGAAGCCGCGCGCGAAGAGGGTGACCTCAAGGAGAACGGCGGCTACCACGCGGCCAAGGATGAGCAGGGCAAACAGGAGGCCCGCATCCGCACGCTCCAGCAGCTGCTCAAGGACGCCAAGGTCGGCGACGCGCCCCAGAGCACGGGCGTGGTCGAATCCGGAACCGTCGTGACGGCGGTCATCGCCGGTGGCGAAGAGGTCTTCCTCCTCGGCAACCGCGAGATCGCCGCGGGCTCCGAGCTCGACGTCTACAGTGAGGCCTCCCCTCTCGGCGCGGCCATCCTGGGCCTGAAAGAGGGCGAGAAGACCACCTACACCGCACCCAACGGTCGCGAGATCGCGGTGGAGATCGTCAAGGTCGAGACGTACTCGGGGCAGTGA
- the ilvA gene encoding threonine ammonia-lyase → MSIPTIASSGIPTLAEFEDAAAALRGVAAHTPLEESQHLTDVLGVPTYLKLENLQRTGSFKIRGATYRLSRLTAQERARGVVAASAGNHAQGVALAAQKLGIPATIFMPLGVPVPKLLATRGYGAEVILEGETVETPLRLAAEFAERTGAVLIHPFDHRDIILGQGTLGLELHHDLPDVQTVVVCVGGGGLIAGVAAAMKARAAAEGRRIRIIGVQAENAAGYPPSLAAGHPVIASSRPTIADGIAVARPGDVPFAMIRDLVDEIVTVTDDDIARAILVLLERAKQVVEPGGAAGVAAILAGKIRSDGPTIAILSGGNIDPLLLQRVVAHGLAASDRYMTLRIPLPDRPGQLARVSEVLAQAGANVIEVLHTRHGQGLQISEVILQLSVETRGEDHRVHVMQMLTDAGFTPTIAVD, encoded by the coding sequence GTGAGCATCCCGACGATCGCGTCCTCCGGCATCCCGACTCTCGCTGAATTCGAGGATGCCGCCGCTGCGTTGCGCGGAGTGGCCGCGCACACCCCGCTGGAGGAGTCGCAGCACCTCACGGACGTCCTGGGTGTCCCCACCTACCTGAAGCTGGAGAACCTGCAGCGCACGGGGTCGTTCAAGATCCGCGGCGCGACCTACCGCCTGTCGCGGCTGACCGCGCAGGAGCGGGCCCGGGGCGTCGTGGCGGCTTCAGCGGGCAACCACGCGCAGGGCGTGGCCCTGGCCGCTCAGAAGCTCGGAATCCCCGCCACCATCTTCATGCCGCTGGGCGTTCCGGTGCCCAAGCTCCTGGCCACCCGGGGGTACGGTGCGGAGGTCATCCTCGAGGGGGAGACGGTGGAGACGCCGCTGCGCCTGGCTGCGGAGTTCGCGGAGCGGACCGGCGCGGTCCTCATCCACCCGTTCGACCACCGCGACATCATCCTCGGTCAGGGGACGCTGGGGCTCGAGCTGCACCACGATCTCCCCGACGTCCAGACCGTGGTGGTCTGCGTCGGCGGCGGTGGACTCATCGCCGGCGTCGCCGCCGCCATGAAGGCCCGCGCGGCCGCCGAAGGGCGTCGCATCCGTATCATCGGGGTGCAGGCCGAGAACGCGGCGGGCTACCCGCCGTCGCTGGCCGCAGGGCATCCGGTCATCGCGTCCTCCCGTCCGACGATCGCCGACGGGATCGCCGTGGCGCGCCCCGGCGATGTCCCGTTCGCGATGATCCGTGATCTTGTGGACGAGATCGTCACCGTGACCGACGACGACATCGCGCGCGCCATCCTCGTCCTGCTCGAACGGGCCAAGCAGGTCGTCGAGCCGGGGGGTGCGGCCGGTGTCGCCGCGATCCTGGCGGGGAAGATCCGATCCGACGGACCGACGATCGCCATCCTCTCCGGGGGAAACATCGATCCGCTGCTGCTCCAGCGCGTCGTCGCCCACGGCCTGGCCGCGTCGGACCGCTACATGACCCTGCGCATCCCGCTCCCCGACCGCCCGGGGCAGCTGGCACGGGTGTCCGAGGTCCTCGCCCAGGCGGGGGCGAACGTCATCGAGGTGCTGCACACGCGACACGGCCAGGGACTGCAGATCAGCGAGGTGATCCTGCAGCTGAGCGTGGAGACGCGGGGGGAGGATCACCGCGTGCACGTGATGCAGATGCTCACCGACGCCGGCTTCACCCCCACGATCGCCGTCGACTAG
- a CDS encoding AI-2E family transporter, protein MAGSDERESLWSALRDRTRVVSTELSGSLPRGLRLAAAYSWRLLVIAAAAGVVIWLVIQLKLLVVPLLIAILITALLWPFFSWMLRHRVPRWLAIVIAVITTLAVVSGLLWVVVWQITREFGRVQARTVDAVASFRQYLIDGPLHLSAQQIDDLLDQIGALVQEQASLLWSGALAIGTTLGHVVTGALLALFILLTLLADGGGIWRWSTRLLPKAARVPVDGAARAGWVTLVNYARTQLLVATIDAVGIGLGALLLGVPLAVPIAVLVFLGAFVPIVGAVLTGAVAVFVALVYNGPLIALWMLLVVLGVQQLEGHVLQPLLMGAAVKVHPLAVVLVVAGGAMIAGIPGALFAVPLAAFVNVVVLYLGSRGWETGGRPPPEDLIWSTVPRRRRTPA, encoded by the coding sequence ATGGCCGGATCGGACGAGCGCGAGTCGCTGTGGAGCGCCCTGCGCGACCGGACGCGCGTGGTCTCGACCGAACTGTCGGGATCCCTCCCGCGCGGCCTCCGGCTGGCCGCGGCGTATTCCTGGCGTCTCCTCGTCATCGCCGCCGCCGCGGGCGTCGTCATCTGGCTCGTCATCCAGTTGAAGCTGCTGGTCGTGCCGCTGCTCATCGCGATCCTCATCACCGCCCTGCTCTGGCCCTTCTTCAGCTGGATGCTGCGCCACCGCGTGCCGCGATGGCTCGCGATCGTGATCGCGGTGATCACGACGCTCGCCGTGGTATCCGGACTCCTGTGGGTCGTGGTCTGGCAGATCACGCGCGAGTTCGGCCGCGTCCAGGCCCGGACCGTCGACGCCGTGGCTTCGTTCCGGCAGTACCTCATCGACGGTCCGCTCCACCTGTCCGCCCAGCAGATCGACGATCTGCTCGATCAGATCGGCGCCCTGGTGCAGGAGCAGGCCTCGCTGCTGTGGTCGGGTGCCCTCGCGATCGGGACGACCCTGGGCCATGTCGTGACGGGGGCGCTTCTGGCCCTGTTCATCCTCCTCACCCTCCTCGCCGACGGCGGCGGGATCTGGCGCTGGAGCACCCGCCTCCTGCCCAAGGCTGCGCGCGTTCCGGTGGACGGGGCCGCCCGTGCGGGCTGGGTGACACTGGTGAACTATGCCCGCACGCAGCTGCTGGTGGCGACCATCGACGCGGTCGGCATCGGCCTGGGCGCGCTGCTGCTGGGTGTGCCCCTGGCCGTTCCCATCGCGGTCCTGGTCTTCCTCGGTGCCTTCGTGCCGATCGTCGGTGCGGTCCTGACCGGAGCGGTGGCGGTGTTCGTCGCCCTGGTCTACAACGGTCCGCTCATCGCCCTGTGGATGCTGCTCGTCGTTCTCGGCGTGCAGCAGCTGGAAGGGCACGTGCTGCAGCCGCTGCTCATGGGTGCGGCCGTCAAAGTCCATCCCCTCGCCGTCGTGCTCGTCGTCGCCGGCGGGGCGATGATCGCCGGCATCCCCGGAGCACTGTTCGCCGTTCCGCTGGCCGCCTTCGTCAACGTGGTAGTGCTCTATCTCGGCTCCCGCGGATGGGAGACGGGTGGGCGACCGCCGCCGGAAGACCTGATCTGGAGTACCGTCCCCCGTCGAAGGAGAACCCCCGCGTGA
- a CDS encoding DNA glycosylase AlkZ-like family protein gives MRLRELFGFDYVLEMYKPAASRRWGYFALPILHGDRLIGKLDAILERRAATLRVNAVHEDEPFTASVADAVDAEIEDLARWLGVEVSRP, from the coding sequence GTGCGGCTGCGCGAGCTCTTCGGGTTCGACTACGTCCTGGAGATGTACAAGCCTGCGGCGTCCCGGCGGTGGGGATACTTCGCCCTGCCGATCCTCCACGGCGATCGGCTGATCGGAAAGCTCGACGCGATACTGGAGCGTCGTGCCGCGACGCTTCGCGTCAACGCCGTGCATGAGGACGAGCCGTTCACCGCCTCGGTCGCCGATGCGGTAGATGCCGAGATCGAGGACCTGGCGCGCTGGCTGGGGGTCGAGGTGTCGCGACCCTAG
- a CDS encoding DNA glycosylase AlkZ-like family protein, protein MSDLPLFLPLMRGGPQSAAVRDWLSTNDPFRRDILGRLRDDGPLRPVDIEDTSVQSWRSTGWTNDRNVLQMLEILTECGEVAVDHRDAKGRWFDLAERVYPAVASATADEAARGRAERRLSALGIARRKGVAQPGEPVDVGDVGVDVLVEGVDGRWRVDRALL, encoded by the coding sequence ATGAGCGACCTGCCGCTGTTCCTTCCGCTGATGCGCGGTGGCCCGCAGTCGGCCGCCGTCCGCGACTGGCTGTCGACCAACGATCCCTTCCGCCGCGACATCCTGGGTCGACTTCGGGATGACGGACCGCTGCGTCCCGTCGACATCGAGGACACCTCCGTTCAGTCCTGGCGTTCGACGGGGTGGACGAACGATCGGAACGTCCTGCAGATGCTGGAGATCCTCACCGAGTGCGGAGAGGTGGCCGTCGATCACCGTGATGCGAAGGGCAGATGGTTCGACCTGGCCGAGCGCGTCTATCCGGCGGTGGCATCGGCGACCGCCGACGAGGCGGCACGCGGGAGGGCCGAGCGTCGCCTGTCGGCGCTGGGCATCGCCAGACGGAAGGGCGTGGCGCAGCCGGGGGAGCCGGTGGACGTCGGAGACGTCGGAGTCGACGTGCTCGTCGAGGGCGTGGACGGTCGCTGGCGCGTGGACCGAGCGCTCCTCTAG
- a CDS encoding LemA family protein translates to MWEWLIPVLIVVALVVIAGIYLWATYNSLVQLNVRVDEAWSDITVQLKRRADLLPNLIEAVKGYAAHEKAVFENVTRARAETLSAGGPAEAGVAEGHMQQALRSIFAVAEAYPQLQASQNFLQLQQSIVDTEDKIQASRRFYNGGVRELNTKIKVFPNNLFARNLGFDEREFFEVVDGAAISEPPRVQF, encoded by the coding sequence ATGTGGGAATGGCTCATCCCCGTCCTGATCGTCGTCGCACTGGTCGTCATCGCGGGCATCTACCTGTGGGCGACCTACAACTCGCTGGTGCAGCTGAACGTGCGTGTCGATGAGGCATGGAGCGACATCACCGTCCAGCTGAAGCGACGGGCCGACCTGCTCCCCAATCTCATCGAGGCGGTGAAGGGCTACGCCGCGCACGAGAAGGCGGTGTTCGAGAACGTGACCCGCGCGCGCGCCGAGACGCTCTCTGCGGGGGGGCCCGCGGAGGCGGGTGTCGCGGAGGGCCACATGCAGCAGGCGCTGCGGTCGATCTTCGCGGTCGCCGAGGCGTACCCGCAGCTGCAGGCCAGCCAGAACTTCCTGCAGCTGCAGCAGTCGATCGTCGACACCGAAGACAAGATCCAGGCGTCCCGTCGCTTCTACAACGGCGGGGTACGGGAGCTGAACACCAAGATCAAGGTGTTCCCCAACAACCTATTCGCCCGCAATCTCGGCTTCGACGAACGTGAGTTCTTCGAGGTCGTCGACGGTGCGGCGATCTCGGAGCCTCCGCGCGTTCAGTTTTGA